The stretch of DNA TCAACCATATACCAGATGTTTGAGATCGTTGATCGTTCTTCGGAGATCGTGATAACATCATCTTCCGAGCAACAGTATAACGGATATCTTAAAATATCCGGGAAATGCGCAACACGCGGCGATACAGGTGTGCAGCTGCTCGTGGAAGGTCCTTATGGAATAGTATACCCGAAACAGTGGATAAGTACTGATTCATCGGGATATTTTAGTGAATCCGTCCCTATCGAGACCGAAGGAACCTTTGAAGCTTCATTCTATGACAACAACGGCCTCATAGCGATGGTAACCTTTGAAGTGACCCCGGGTGTAATGACGCCGCAGTCTACGACTTCATCAAATACATCTTCGACAGGAACCGGATCAATAATGCAGGGGCAGGCATTTTCATCGTTCAGTTCTCCTGCATATTTTACGGTAGAAACTGAACCGGGGATTCTTGAAATATACACGTCATCCGGAAAGAACTGGGTTGTATGTTATGTAGGAGAAGATCTCGCTGAATTTACAGTGGATCAGCATAATGACAATTCGGCTGAAAAAGTCACAATCCCTGTTGAGGGCGGCAAGGTTTATGTGAAGGTTTATCCTGCAGACGAATCGGAAAGCGGGTACGTGACTTTGTATGCGGATGGAGCATCATCGATTAAGGTGTCAAGCGATGCAGAAGAAATTTTTAGTAATCTGGAAAACGAGAATAACCAGCAGAGCGGCCCTGAAATGTGGATATCTTTAATTTCAGCATGTATTGCATTTGTGGTCGCGGGCTTTGCCATTAAAAGGCAATAACGCCACATTTTTTAATTCGTAGATTTAATTAATATGAGGGCCGAGATAGTCTAGTCCGGGAAGGCGGTGGCCTTGAAAGCCACTGGTGTCCGCACCTCGGGAGTTCAAATCTCTCTCTCGGCGTTTTGCCAGAATAAGAACAATTATTCCTCATAGAGGAGGATTTCTATTATGTGTATTGCTATACCTGCAGAAGTGCTGGAGATAAAAGATGGCAATGTGGCTTTAGTTGACTATGGTGATCTTCAACAGGAGGTTCGCATTGATCTTGTCGATGTTGAGGTTGGAGAATTCGTCCTTGTTCACGTAGGCTTCGCAATCCAAAAATTAAGCCGTGAAGAGGCTTTACAGACAAGACAGGTCTTTAAGGAAGTATACGCTGCAATGGAGGAATAATGCACGAGTACTCCATTGCATATGATATATATGCAACTGCAAAAAGGGCAGCGGAAGACAATTTTGCAACAAAAATAAAGAAGGTTCACGTCGGTGTGGGCGAACTGACGATGATAAATCCCGAACAGGTTATCTTCCTCTTCGAAACGATGTGCGAAGAGGAATCTCTTTTTAAGGACTGTAAAATAGAATGTACAAATATTCCCGTTAAAAGTGAATGTGAATGCGGTTATTCCGGAAACGAAAGATTCGTATGTCCTGATTGCGGGAAACTTCCTGTTGTTAAAGAAGGTATGGAGATTCTGGTTACAAATATTGAGATAGAGGTTGAGGATGAAGACGATTGACCTGATGCACGGAGCCGGCGGTGCGATTTTTGCCGAACTCCTTGGAAAGACTTTGACTGCATACACTCATAATAATGCCGGAGGTATTGGCCTTGAAGCCCTCGACGACGGAGCTGTAATTCCGATCAACGGTTCGAATATTGTTCTTACTACAGATTCCCATGTTGTAAGGCCTCTTTTTTTCCCCGGGGGAGATATCGGGAGGATTGCCGTATGCGGGACCGCTAATGATCTTGCAATGATGGGTGCGAAGCCCATAGCCCTGACATGCGCAATGATAATCGAGGAGGGCTTTGAGATCCCGCAGCTTGAAAGGATCGTGAAATCGATGGATGAAGCCCTTGGTGAATGTGGGGCATCTATTGTCACAGGGGACACCAAGGTTCTTGAAAGAGGTGCACTCGACGGTATCGCAATAAATACTGCCGGAATCGGTATTACTGAAAAACCCGTGAGGGATTGCGGTCTTAAACCCGGTGATGTGATTATATCAAGTGGAACTCTCGGTGATCACGGGCTGGCGATTCTTACGGCAAGAGAAGGTTTCGATCTCGGCGAGCAGATACACTCCGATGTTGCGCCTGTGTGGAATATCGTCGAGAATGCAATGGCCGCAGGCGATGTACATGCAATGAAGGATCCGACACGCGGGGGTTTTTCTAACGCGATCAACGAGATGGCTGAAAAATCGGGTGTCCAGGTAAGGATCAGGGAAGAGGATCTTCCGGTGAGAAGGTCCGTTGCAAGCGCATCCGAACTTCTTGGTATAAACCCACTTGATGTCGCAAATGAGGGAAAGGTGATCATGGGCGTTGCGGCGAACGATGCCGAAGAGATACTTGCGGCGATCCGCAGGTCGAAATACGGGCAGGATGCAGCAATTATCGGTTATGTGGTCGAAGGGAGCTCGGTTATTATGGAGACTTCTATCGGCGGCGAAAGATTTATCGAACCCCCGATAGGCGATCCTGTCCCGAGGGTCTGCTGAAGACCGATCGCCAGTTTTATTTTTAATGATGAATATCATCTTCTGAGTTCGTTTTATGTCCGGTTATTGCGATCTAATCCTGAAAAATGTCTCTGTTCCGTCAGGTATTGTAGTTGATATTTCAATAAAAGACGGGATTGTAGTCCATTCCGGTTCCTCAGGACGGGCGGGAGAGATCATCGATTGTAAAGGACTGTGTGTTCTTCCGGGCGCCATAGACATGCATGTCCATATGAGGGGCGGAAAAGAACAGAGTTCGAAGGAGACTTGGGAGACGGGTACGAAGAGCGCTCTTGCCGGAGGTGTTACTCATGTTGTTGATCAGCCGAACTGCATTCCTCCTGTGACGGATGCCTTTTCATTTGAATCCAGACTTGCCGAGGCGAAGGAACAGGCATTCTGTAATTTTTCCATCAATGCCAGTGTTATGGAGGGTGCGGACCTTCCCGGAATGCATCGTGCAGGTGCGGCGGCCTTCGGGGAAATATTTGCCGCACCGTCAAGTTATGGCGAGGGAGTTCCTGAAAAATTCCTGAGGCAGGCGTTCCGGGAGATCGAAAAGATCGGCGGCCTTGCAACCGTTCATGCCGAAACTGTCACTGAAGGTATTGATGACTCTCTTTCCGCACATAACAGATTGAGGTCACCTGAAGGCGAGGCGCTTGAGGTCTCAAAAGTAATCGAAATTGCTCCCGAAAACCTGAGGCTTCATTTCTGCCATCTTTCCTGCCCGGAATCCGTGAATCTCGTATCAGGAAAGAATACATTTGAGGTGATGCCTCATCATCTTCTGCTCTCAACCGGGATGTTTGATGATCTAGATACCTTTGCAAAAGTAAATCCCCCGGTAAGGGATGAAGAGACAAGGCATGAACTCTGGAGATACTGGGACCGGATAGATGTCCTTGCATCGGATCATGCTCCCCATACTATTGCCGATAAGTCGGCTGAGTTCTCCTGCGCTCCGTCCGGCATTCCGGGTGTCGGGACGATGATCCCTCTTTTCCTTGCGCTTGTGTACAGGAAGAAGATCTCTATCCAGTCGCTCATCGATAAAACAACAGTCAATCCTGCACGGATTCTTCATATGAATTGCGCCGGGTTTGAACCGGGAATGCGTGGAGATTTTACCATATACCCGAAGACCGCAGAGATTATCGATCCGGAAAGACTTCACAGCCTTGCAGGGTGGACTCCTTACGAAGGGATGGAAGGTGTATTCCCGGAGAAAACAATTCTCGGTGGAGATGTAGTTTATTCGGATGGGGAATTCTTCAGGGGGAA from Methanolacinia petrolearia DSM 11571 encodes:
- a CDS encoding HypC/HybG/HupF family hydrogenase formation chaperone encodes the protein MCIAIPAEVLEIKDGNVALVDYGDLQQEVRIDLVDVEVGEFVLVHVGFAIQKLSREEALQTRQVFKEVYAAMEE
- a CDS encoding hydrogenase maturation nickel metallochaperone HypA/HybF, whose translation is MHEYSIAYDIYATAKRAAEDNFATKIKKVHVGVGELTMINPEQVIFLFETMCEEESLFKDCKIECTNIPVKSECECGYSGNERFVCPDCGKLPVVKEGMEILVTNIEIEVEDEDD
- the hypE gene encoding hydrogenase expression/formation protein HypE, whose product is MKTIDLMHGAGGAIFAELLGKTLTAYTHNNAGGIGLEALDDGAVIPINGSNIVLTTDSHVVRPLFFPGGDIGRIAVCGTANDLAMMGAKPIALTCAMIIEEGFEIPQLERIVKSMDEALGECGASIVTGDTKVLERGALDGIAINTAGIGITEKPVRDCGLKPGDVIISSGTLGDHGLAILTAREGFDLGEQIHSDVAPVWNIVENAMAAGDVHAMKDPTRGGFSNAINEMAEKSGVQVRIREEDLPVRRSVASASELLGINPLDVANEGKVIMGVAANDAEEILAAIRRSKYGQDAAIIGYVVEGSSVIMETSIGGERFIEPPIGDPVPRVC
- the pyrC gene encoding dihydroorotase, with product MSGYCDLILKNVSVPSGIVVDISIKDGIVVHSGSSGRAGEIIDCKGLCVLPGAIDMHVHMRGGKEQSSKETWETGTKSALAGGVTHVVDQPNCIPPVTDAFSFESRLAEAKEQAFCNFSINASVMEGADLPGMHRAGAAAFGEIFAAPSSYGEGVPEKFLRQAFREIEKIGGLATVHAETVTEGIDDSLSAHNRLRSPEGEALEVSKVIEIAPENLRLHFCHLSCPESVNLVSGKNTFEVMPHHLLLSTGMFDDLDTFAKVNPPVRDEETRHELWRYWDRIDVLASDHAPHTIADKSAEFSCAPSGIPGVGTMIPLFLALVYRKKISIQSLIDKTTVNPARILHMNCAGFEPGMRGDFTIYPKTAEIIDPERLHSLAGWTPYEGMEGVFPEKTILGGDVVYSDGEFFRGNPRWIPGDGYIE